Proteins co-encoded in one Desulfovibrio sp. JC022 genomic window:
- a CDS encoding F0F1 ATP synthase subunit epsilon: MRLKILVPAGLFLDRLVDKVLAESTRGGFCLLPNHIDTASSLAPGILTYVVEGEPHHLAVNGGVLVKKGDAVRVSSRAAVAGELGELEAEVLRMQDEAAEAEKSARSAVAKLEAGFVRTLIEVETT, from the coding sequence ATGAGATTGAAGATCTTAGTGCCCGCAGGTCTGTTCTTGGATCGTCTAGTGGATAAGGTTCTGGCGGAATCCACCAGAGGCGGTTTTTGCTTGCTACCTAACCATATTGATACGGCTTCATCCCTTGCACCGGGGATTTTGACTTACGTTGTTGAAGGTGAGCCGCACCATCTGGCGGTGAATGGCGGCGTGTTGGTTAAGAAGGGAGATGCTGTGCGAGTTTCATCCCGTGCGGCAGTTGCCGGGGAACTCGGCGAACTGGAGGCTGAGGTTTTGCGTATGCAGGATGAGGCCGCAGAAGCTGAAAAATCAGCACGTAGCGCGGTTGCCAAACTTGAGGCTGGATTTGTGCGCACT
- the atpD gene encoding F0F1 ATP synthase subunit beta, producing the protein MEHKYSGEVISVRGSVVDVRFPEDLPPLLSVMLSGGEQVVTLEVADHLDMNSVRAIAMTPTGGLARGDAVYSEGETLRTPVGEELLGRVLNVFGDPVDGKDLPEDVEFRSIHNQPIELSQRVVSEEIFTTGIKVIDLLMPLEKGGKAGLFGGAGVGKTVLITELINNMVGAHSGISIFCGIGERCREGEELYREMGDAGVLDNTVMVFGQMNEPPGARFRTGHTALTIAEHFRDDQSKDVLLLIDNIFRFIQAGMELSGLLGRLPSRMGYQPTLGSDLAELQERISSSRSGAITSIQAVYVPADDLTDPAATHTFSHLSSSIVLSRKRAGEGFYPAVDPLESRSMMLSPAIVGQRHYDVAREVRRTLAQYEDLKDIIAMLGLEELSREDRNIVSRARRLERFMTQPFNTTKHFTGMDGRIVSLEDTVLGCELILNDEFPDASERDFYMIGSIEEVGK; encoded by the coding sequence ATGGAACACAAGTATTCAGGTGAGGTAATATCCGTGCGGGGATCCGTTGTGGACGTGCGTTTCCCTGAAGATCTTCCTCCTTTGCTTTCTGTCATGCTTTCTGGCGGAGAACAGGTTGTAACCCTTGAGGTTGCCGACCATCTGGATATGAATTCCGTACGCGCCATTGCCATGACTCCTACCGGGGGGCTGGCCCGTGGCGATGCTGTTTATAGTGAAGGAGAAACCCTGCGAACTCCCGTGGGTGAGGAGTTGCTGGGCCGGGTCCTTAATGTTTTCGGTGACCCGGTGGACGGTAAAGATTTGCCTGAAGATGTAGAGTTCCGTTCTATCCACAACCAGCCTATCGAACTTTCCCAGCGCGTTGTTTCCGAGGAAATTTTTACTACCGGAATCAAGGTCATTGATTTGCTTATGCCTCTTGAGAAAGGCGGCAAGGCCGGACTTTTTGGCGGGGCCGGAGTGGGGAAGACCGTGCTTATTACCGAGTTGATCAATAACATGGTTGGCGCGCACAGCGGGATTAGTATTTTTTGCGGAATCGGCGAACGTTGTCGCGAGGGCGAGGAACTTTATCGCGAAATGGGCGATGCCGGGGTTCTTGATAATACGGTCATGGTCTTCGGACAGATGAATGAACCGCCGGGGGCGCGGTTCCGTACCGGACACACGGCACTGACCATTGCCGAACATTTCCGTGATGATCAAAGCAAGGACGTACTCCTGCTCATCGATAATATCTTCCGTTTTATTCAGGCCGGCATGGAGCTTTCCGGGCTGCTGGGCCGACTTCCCTCACGCATGGGCTATCAGCCTACACTCGGTTCAGATCTGGCGGAATTGCAGGAACGTATCTCATCCAGCCGATCCGGGGCAATTACTTCCATTCAGGCCGTCTATGTACCAGCCGATGACCTGACCGATCCGGCGGCGACACACACATTTTCTCATCTTTCATCTTCTATTGTCCTTTCCCGCAAGCGGGCCGGAGAAGGGTTTTATCCGGCTGTGGACCCGCTGGAATCACGCTCCATGATGCTTTCCCCGGCCATTGTGGGGCAGCGTCATTATGATGTGGCCCGCGAGGTTCGGCGCACTCTTGCCCAGTATGAGGACCTTAAGGATATTATTGCCATGCTCGGCCTTGAAGAGCTTTCCCGAGAGGATCGTAATATAGTTTCACGGGCGCGCAGGCTGGAGCGATTCATGACCCAGCCGTTCAACACCACCAAGCATTTTACCGGAATGGATGGTCGCATTGTCTCCCTTGAAGATACGGTCCTCGGCTGTGAGCTGATTTTGAATGATGAATTTCCCGATGCATCTGAACGTGATTTCTACATGATCGGTTCAATCGAGGAGGTCGGTAAATGA
- the map gene encoding type I methionyl aminopeptidase → MIIKNKKQIDLMREAGILLHKAHMVAKDMCEAGVTTEAINTEVEKFITSHDAIPLFKGVPGKTPFPAGCCMSINEAIVHGIPSARKLENGDILSIDIGVRLNGWCSDCACTHAIGDIDDEKQKLMDVTEECLRIAIKRIKPGIKWSKIAKEMSKYARNEGFSVVESLVGHGIGEGLWEAPQVPNYHSRLVKDFKLKQGLVIAVEPMINAGVKTTETLKDHWTIITKDGKPSAHFEHTIAVTSTGSQVLTCGENGEGWAM, encoded by the coding sequence ATGATTATAAAGAATAAAAAACAAATCGACCTCATGCGCGAAGCAGGCATCCTGCTCCACAAAGCCCACATGGTGGCTAAAGATATGTGTGAAGCAGGCGTAACAACCGAAGCAATCAATACAGAAGTGGAAAAATTCATCACTTCTCACGATGCAATCCCGCTTTTCAAAGGGGTTCCCGGCAAAACGCCTTTTCCCGCTGGCTGCTGCATGTCCATCAACGAAGCCATTGTGCATGGTATCCCTTCCGCCCGTAAGCTGGAAAACGGTGATATCCTGTCAATCGACATCGGAGTGCGCTTAAACGGCTGGTGCTCAGACTGCGCCTGCACCCATGCCATCGGTGACATTGATGATGAAAAGCAGAAACTCATGGATGTAACCGAAGAGTGTTTGCGCATTGCCATCAAACGGATCAAGCCGGGTATAAAATGGAGCAAAATCGCCAAGGAAATGTCCAAATACGCCCGCAATGAAGGCTTTTCCGTTGTTGAGTCACTGGTCGGTCACGGCATTGGCGAAGGCCTCTGGGAAGCCCCGCAGGTCCCCAACTACCACAGCAGGCTGGTCAAAGATTTCAAACTCAAACAAGGTTTGGTAATCGCAGTGGAGCCCATGATCAATGCAGGAGTGAAAACAACTGAAACCCTCAAAGACCATTGGACAATCATTACCAAAGACGGCAAACCTTCCGCCCACTTCGAACACACCATCGCTGTGACTTCCACAGGATCACAGGTTTTAACCTGCGGAGAGAATGGCGAAGGCTGGGCGATGTAG